A window of the Arcobacter sp. F155 genome harbors these coding sequences:
- a CDS encoding heavy-metal-associated domain-containing protein, protein MKKTYEVHNVKCGGCANTLINSLKETFGEVEVNLDVQPRQITLEIEDNKEEELKLSLRKLGYPLTSDELSGFDKAATTAKSFVSCAVGKFNVATSK, encoded by the coding sequence ATGAAGAAAACATATGAAGTACACAATGTAAAATGTGGTGGTTGTGCCAACACTTTAATAAACTCTTTAAAAGAAACTTTTGGAGAAGTTGAAGTTAACCTAGATGTACAGCCAAGGCAAATTACTCTTGAGATAGAAGATAATAAAGAAGAAGAGTTAAAACTAAGCCTTAGAAAGCTAGGATATCCTCTTACAAGTGATGAACTATCAGGCTTTGATAAAGCAGCTACTACAGCTAAAAGTTTTGTTTCTTGTGCTGTAGGTAAATTTAACGTAGCAACTTCTAAATAA